A region from the Kryptolebias marmoratus isolate JLee-2015 linkage group LG9, ASM164957v2, whole genome shotgun sequence genome encodes:
- the gfra4b gene encoding GDNF family receptor alpha-4 translates to MDLWGVHLFLLITFALLDVILAGTDCLVAGDSCSSDETCSPRLRTLRQCVAGDGSMKLGPGARSQCANAVSALLSSPLHGCQCKRGMKKEKNCLSIYWSLHQSIIHGLNLVESYPYETVQRDYDYVRLASITADSDVGTTTVNRCLDAAKACNVDDLCQKLRTEYVSACIKPSAKSGLCNRPKCNKALRRFFDRVPADYTHQLLFCPCTDTACAERRRQTIVPSCSYETVDKPNCIAYMRICKADYVCRSRLAQFQYDCEPSETSANGCKQGNYGACLLAYTGLIGSTITPNYVDNSTSNVAPWCSCSASGSTREECDHFLGYFTDNICLKNALVMFGSESDQQSILKQTSTPTHGRGENRSSTSQPETFKTMSNILDPVIPTQILGNELLVGLATLPSDGLPNSASSHKLMLKAALSLVLSLLHLLYGQ, encoded by the exons CCTTGTTAGATGTGATTCTGGCCGGCACAGACTGTTTGGTGGCTGGAGATTCATGCTCCAGCGATGAGACATGTAGTCCTCGTCTACGTACTTTACGTCAGTGTGTAGCGGGCGACGGCAGCATGAAGCTCGGTCCAGGTGCCAGGAGCCAGTGTGCCAATGCAGTGTCTGCCCTTCTGTCCAGCCCGTTACATGGTTGCCAGTGTAAACGGGGaatgaagaaggaaaagaacTGCCTGAGCATCTACTGGAGTCTTCATCAGTCCATCATACACG GACTCAACCTTGTGGAAAGTTATCCCTACGAGACAGTGCAGAGGGATTATGATTATGTACGTTTAGCCTCTATTACAGCAG ACTCGGATGTTGGCACGACGACAGTCAATCGCTGCCTGGATGCAGCCAAGGCTTGCAACGTGGACGACTTGTGCCAGAAGCTTCGCACAGAATATGTTTCAGCTTGTATCAAACCCTCTGCCAAATCAGGCCTGTGCAATCGGCCAAAATGCAATAAGGCCCTGCGCAGGTTCTTTGACCGGGTTCCTGCAGACTACACACACCAGCTGCTCTTCTGCCCCTGTACGGACACAGCATGCGCAGAGCGTCGGAGGCAGACCATTGTACCCAGCTGTTCCTATGAAACAGTGGACAAACCTAACTGCATTGCATATATGAggatctgtaaagctgactatGTGTGCAG GTCTCGCCTGGCACAGTTTCAGTATGACTGCGAACCCTCAGAAACATCTGCCAATGGCTGCAAGCAAGGGAACTATGGAGCATGTCTCCTCGCCTACACAGGGCTTATAG gaagTACAATAACTCCCAACTATGTCGACAACTCAACGTCCAATGTGGCCCCATGGTGCTCCTGCTCAGCAAGTGGGAGCACGAGAGAGGAGTGTGATCATTTTCTgggatattttactgacaacaTCTGTCTCA aGAATGCTCTTGTGATGTTCGGAAGTGAATCAGACCAGCAGTCGATCCTCAAGCAGACCAGCACTCCCACCCATGGAAGAGGAGAAAACCGGAGCAGCACATCTCAACCAGAAACTTTCAAAACAATGAGCAACATTCTGGATCCAGTAATACCTACACAG ATCCTTGGAAATGAACTACTTGTGGGCCTCGCCACCCTGCCCTCCGACGGTCTCCCAAACTCAGCCTCATCTCACAAGCTAATGCTTAAAGCTGCACTCAGCCTGGTGTTATCGCTTCTTCATCTCCTCTATGGACAATAA